One Cuculus canorus isolate bCucCan1 chromosome 1, bCucCan1.pri, whole genome shotgun sequence DNA segment encodes these proteins:
- the MXRA5 gene encoding matrix-remodeling-associated protein 5 isoform X2 — translation MGSPRAAPRRAAAGCDEPRGAGAELCSRVTAARIPARAAPAQTPAPARRRSQAREGKKMGERVGALSVVLILGLGLPRGALACPHPCACYLPTEVHCTFRSLAAVPARIPKHVERINFGFNSIQSIYGNSFAGLTKLELLMIHGNDIQNIPNGALKDLVSLQVFKISYNKLKVITGQTLQGLSSLMRLHMDHNRIEFIHPNAFNGLTSLRLVHLEGNLLQQLHPNTFSTFMVLDYFKLSTVRHLYLSENALRTLPAELFKGMPLLENLYLHGNPWACDCNLKWLLEWNELSGGVLKCKKDKAYEGGQLCPKCSSPKQLQKEDIQNLKDISCRKPVIQSSLRQNSTIQDEDDDDSYETPLEALQSSPWNVTLNMTDEHGNVVHLNCEIKKPTGSSKIQWNQIQTQEIDINATISLDFECPMNRENYEKLWKLIAYYSEVPVKLERELMVSKEPKISYRYRQGSDYDALYYTGVKAQIMAEPSWVMQPLVNIQLNRHRSTGKKVVLSFFTVFCQTISTKDTRHQRNWVMIEQNQSTRTAQSVLEGSECQLRCDVKASESPSVQWHFPDGTKLQAPFNQKDGRFSILSSGQLMIKAVNYTDSGLYHCVAQVRGDVDIMAYRLLVQPPAFQVADSDVARVEKNVGDPIVLPCNAVAIPEPQVSWILPNSQVLNDLSNSSKGYMLDNGTLLIPKSHVSDSGYYRCVAVNQQGSDQFVVRVTVNKMVSDRSFKRLKLKKHPRSKSSSKTRGRVIDDGEGSGAEGVDEFPRRKNHLKDREISFKQKSDQVLEAQIKKRKKGRKKMKIWKTTDRTQDGNVAEGRRVFESRRRINMASKQINPEHWADILAKVRGKNIPRTTTDMAISLTTAQPSVMHKTTPVPHPVASPLPSDTAADGVDSSADASPVGEEEPFSVTVFHNTEAFSAQSMLTRTEIEPFTDHKALETLTSVYPAEIPVSGPYLTPVSATMQPQDQQHLDVRIDDDSVVVKGNIHALTEEPLNRQIVTNFPDTQSSSFTVENADRTKASTSEETSAFAELPLDATVLAESQSVDLHNILETTMKLNEVDLMNVDTTGLTPPQLDEIIPTDSVGTTTISSSVSPFVTEKSSDLIHQHKELPTGRTKMADLSTNFPSVTLISVQSKEEPKTHRNTVAQESISSSYAESFQGGEHRNLATQKTGLSFTLPSTNALHKTAGGIKPASSISRLTTVATTTTPYRKTVPSLVTQRVRKRPYGRRRLRPNRMRQRPKPFPRVVLTTEVMPVVPRTPEVVAVTKTATLESPGLKNNFKIQAKEEKHMEYTPLVTDPVTSEKVTKIKEVVTTSFFRPTASPSEAKHVTHSSTPKTLVQPVTAPITILSSYVVHDAVPTIESSVSLEPEQSRVPTYNSLDNISEEEGSKADSQTMDSKTEQSSTTASPEHMNSLILSTKPEFQEQPILFDSEVVVNETTTGPFQLLYPTMTDLNIPVGTVEVFKDLSVSKEQWKPTVSLETSVITEPPQKYEMITLSPSSSMTEAQTFPLRETKKSVTSQSETKPSYLDKKEAISHVLHHDPTLHTTEKPQTTSSTFIPLIKLVTLPPSISRTSHPSLHYTTEESNASNQEGFAEAKQVEEDGDKMLVSSRQNVHPTPSFSRNRISIQLKEEQFEEMYSSKSNNSLLLNPNLPDPPAGMIPSLNQRLPVVPPKHVPVRGTVKPPYIVTQGSFHYFITHRPLHYTNKPEITAYAAHTIQDKKSFVSQREITAPTQASPFHKTNPFTASKFGNQSQNRYNVNSRLWGNNYVPDNRGTAGRLPNQGIPYPSSRMPFLFNRTRIFPHLSMHPKPVVPSQLVPKDTKEKKIAQVSPTRITVQKATAIPMPPVPHTTTTTSPPPTILKITPPAFLSQHTKPQISTTVQPFKNVHHHHQKVPSVPYVEGIMPHNLTVIQSSTNFRIHGEIPKIITKGSQSMSVLAETDAFIPCEATGEPKPFITWTKISTGALMTANTRLQRFEVWKNGTLLIRNVQLQDHGQYLCTAQNLHGIDKMIVVLTVVAHQPKMLLSHYRDVTVYFGDSIAMECQASGTPRPHISWIFPDRKILQTVTTTESRIMLHENRTLSIKQATFSDRGVYKCVASNAAGADSIAVRLHIAALPPIIQQDKQENISLPLGSSINIHCTAKAAPSPSIRWVVFDGTQIRPSQFINGNLFVFPNGTLYIRNVSPKDSGTYECIAANIVGAARRTVQLHVKKHASNAKITGSSPQRTDVTYGSILHLDCSASGDPWPRILWRLPSKRMIDSLHSLEKRIKVFSNGTLVVYSVTDKDAGDYLCVARNKIGDDYVVLKVNVMMKPAKIEHKNKNNHKVKYGGDLKVDCVATGLPNPEISWGLPDGSMINTFMQSDDSGSRTKRYVVFNNGTLYFNDVGLREEGDYTCYAENQIGKDEMKVRVKVVAEPATIRNKTYTIINVPYGDVVTVACEAKGEPTPKVTWLSPTNRPIPALSDKYQVYRDGTLLIQKAQRSDSGNYTCVVRNSAGEDRKIVWIHVNVQPPRINGHLSAITSVRETAIRDSRKLIDCKAEGIPAPRVLWAFPEGVILPAPYYGNRITVHRNGTLDIREVRQTDAVQLICIGRNEGGEARLIVQLLITDHLEKPSFRDPVSERITAIAGHSINLNCSVQGNPKPSTSWILPNGTEVLSGSRLHRFYHKRDGILHISSLSAGDAGTYRCTARNPGGYVERVVFLKVGLRPEISNHYNNLVSIINGETLQLHCITQVNQQTQISWTLPNGMVLDAPQAVGRFSLLENGSLTVREASVFDRGTYLCKVSTEYGTSVMNVPVIVIAYPPRITSEPAPVIYARPGNSVKLNCMAIGIPKAEITWELPDKSHLTTGAQSRLYGNKFLHPQGSLVIQPSTQRDAGFYKCTAKNILGSDSKTTYIHIF, via the exons gtttaaCAGTATACAGTCTATATACGGAAACTCCTTTGCAGGACTTACAAAACTGGAATTGCTCATGATACATGGAAATGACATACAGAATATACCTAACGGTGCTTTGAAAGATCTCGTGTCTCTACAG gtttttaaaatcagttacaATAAATTGAAAGTCATAACTGGTCAAACTCTCCAAGGACTTTCAAGCTTAATGAGATTGCACATGGACCACAACAGAATTGAGTTTATTCATCCAAATGCTTTTAATGGATTAACTTCTCTGAGACTGGTGCATTTAGAAGGAAATTTGCTCCAACAGCTTCACCCCAACACCTTTTCAACATTTATGGTTCTTGATTATTTCAAACTGTCAACAGTAAGACATCTCTACCTATCTGAAAATGCTCTTAGGACCTTGCCTGCGGAGTTGTTTAAAGGCATGCCACTGCTGGAGAATCTTTACCTTCATGGGAATCCATGGGCCTGTGACTGCAACTTAAAGTGGCTGCTTGAATGGAATGAACTTTCTGGAG gggttttaaaatgcaagaagGACAAAGCCTATGAAGGGGGACAGCTCTGTCCAAAGTGCAGCAGCCCAAAACAACTGCAGAAGGAAGATATTCAAAACTTGAAAGATATTTCTTGCAGGAAACCTGTCATTCAGTCCTCACTCAGGCAGAATAGTACCATTcaagatgaagatgatgatgacaGTTATGAAACCCCTCTGGAAGCGCTTCAGTCCTCTCCGTGGAATGTTACTTTAAATATGACTGATGAACATGGCAATGTAGTCCACCTGAACTGTGAAATCAAAAAACCAACTGGCTCTTCCAAAATTCAGTGGAATCAAATCCAGACTCAGGAGATAGATATAAATGCTACAATTTCACTGGATTTTGAATGTCCGATGAATCgagaaaactatgaaaaattATGGAAGCTTATAGCCTATTACAGTGAAGTACCTGTCAAATTAGAAAGAGAACTTATGGTCAGCAAAGAGCCTAAAATAAGCTATCGGTACAGGCAAGGCTCAGATTATGATGCTCTTTACTACACTGGTGTAAAAGCTCAAATAATGGCTGAGCCTTCCTGGGTGATGCAACCTCTTGTAAATATCCAATTAAACAGACACCGGAGTACAGGGAAAAAAGTGGTGCtatctttttttactgtgttttgtcAGACAATTAGTACCAAAGACACCAGGCATCAAAGAAATTGGGTAATGATAGAGCAAAACCAGAGCACAAGAACAGCACAGAGTGTGCTGGAAGGGTCAGAGTGTCAGCTGAGGTGTGACGTGAAAGCCTCTGAGAGCCCCTCTGTTCAGTGGCACTTCCCAGATGGGACTAAACTGCAGGCACCGTTTAATCAGAAAGATGGCAGGTTTTCCATTCTCAGTAGTGGCCAGCTTATGATCAAAGCAGTGAATTACACTGATAGTGGTTTGTACCACTGCGTTGCCCAAGTGAGGGGTGATGTGGACATAATGGCTTACAGACTTCTAGTGCAGCCTCCAGCTTTTCAGGTAGCTGATTCAGATGTAGCGAgagttgaaaaaaatgttggagATCCAATAGTTTTGCCATGCAATGCAGTTGCCATCCCAGAGCCACAGGTGAGCTGGATTCTTCCAAACAGCCAGGTCCTTAATGATTTATCAAACTCTTCAAAAGGGTATATGTTGGACAATGGTACTTTGCTTATTCCCAAAAGTCATGTCAGTGATAGTGGCTATTACAGATGTGTGGCTGTCAATCAGCAGGGATCAGATCAATTTGTAGTAAGGGtcacagtaaataaaatggTTTCTGACAGGTCATTTAAAAGGCTAAAACTAAAAAAGCACCCAAGGTCAAAAAGTTCATCAAAAACAAGAGGACGGGTCATAGATGATGGAGAAGGATCAGGAGCAGAAGGAGTAGATGAGTTCCCACGAAGAAAGAACCACCTGAAAGATCGTGAAATatcctttaaacaaaaaagtgaCCAGGTGCTGGAGGCTCAGATAAAAAAGcggaagaaaggcagaaagaaaatgaaaatttggaaAACTACTGATAGAACCCAAGACGGCAATGTTGCGGAAGGACGGAGAGTATTTGAATCTCGAAGGAGAATTAATATGGCAAGCAAGCAGATTAATCCAGAGCATTGGGCTGACATTTTGGCAAAGGTCCGTGGGAAGAATATTCCCAGAACAACAACAGATATGGCCATTTCTTTAACAACTGCACAGCCATCAGTCATGCATAAAACTACTCCAGTCCCTCACCCAGTAGCCAGCCCTCTGCCTTCTGATACAGCAGCTGATGGGGTAGATTCCTCCGCCGATGCTTCACCTGTAGGGGAAGAGGAGCCATTCTCAGTCACTGTTTTCCACAACACTGAAGCATTTTCAGCCCAGTCAATGTTAACAAGGACAGAAATTGAACCCTTCACTGACCACAAGGCTTTAGAAACACTCACAAGTGTATACCCTGCAGAAATCCCTGTATCGGGTCCGTATTTGACTCCTGTCTCTGCAACTATGCAACCACAGGACCAGCAGCATCTTGATGTCAGGATTGATGATGATTCAGTTGTAGTCAAAGGAAATATACATGCTCTCACAGAAGAACCTCTAAACAGACAAATTGTAACAAATTTTCCTGATACTCAGAGCAGTTCATTTACGGTGGAAAATGCAGATAGAACTAAAGCTTCTACATCAGAGGAGacttctgcttttgctgagcTACCACTTGATGCTACTGTCCTAGCTGAATCTCAGAGTGTGGATCTTCATAACATCTTGGAGACAACCATGAAGTTAAATGAAGTGGACCTGATGAATGTTGACACCACAGGTTTAACACCACCTCAGCTGGATGAGATCATCCCAACGGATTCTGTGGGCACTACTAccatttcttcatctgtttctccGTTTGTTACAGAAAAGAGCAGTGACTTGATTCATCAGCACAAAGAATTACCCACTGGCCGGACAAAAATGGCAGATTTAAGTACAAATTTTCCATCTGTCACACTCATTAGTGTTCAGAGCAAGGAAGAACCCAAGACCCACAGGAATACTGTGGCTCAAGAAAGCATATCCAGCAGTTATGCAGAAAGTTTTCAGGGAGGAGAACATAGAAACCTGGCTACTCAAAAAACAGGTCTTAGTTTCACTTTGCCAAGTACGAATGCTCTTCACAAGACAGCAGGGGGGATAAAACCTGCTTCTTCCATCAGCAGACTGACCACTGTGGCCACAACAACAACTCCCTATAGAAAAACTGTGCCTTCACTTGTTACTCAGCGTGTTAGAAAAAGGCCTTATGGGAGAAGGAGATTGAGGCCAAACAGAATGCGACAAAGACCAAAGCCTTTCCCCCGTGTTGTTTTAACCACGGAGGTAATGCCTGTTGTTCCAAGGACACCTGAAGTTGTAGCTGTGACCAAAACTGCAACTCTTGAAAGTCCtggtttaaaaaacaatttcaaaatacaagCTAAGGAAGAGAAACATATGGAATACACTCCGTTAGTTACAGATCCAGTTACCTCAGAGAAAGTTACCAAAATCAAAGAGGTTGTCACAACTTCCTTCTTTAGGCCTACTGCTTCTCCATCTGAAGCAAAACATGTGACACACTCTAGTACTCCCAAAACCTTGGTACAACCTGTGACTGCACCTATCACGATTTTATCATCTTATGTTGTACATGATGCAGTTCCCACCATAGAGTCAAGTGTATCTCTGGAGCCAGAGCAAAGTAGAGTGCCAACGTACAACTCATTAGACAATATATCAGAGGAAGAGGGCAGTAAAGCAGATTCTCAAACTATGGATAGTAAGACAGAACAGTCAAGCACAACAGCTTCTCCTGAGCATATGAACAGCTTGATACTGtctacaaaaccagaatttcaAGAACAGCCTATCCTGTTTGACTCAGAAGTTGTAGTTAATGAAACAACCACTGGACCGTTCCAGCTGTTATATCCCACTATGACTGACTTAAATATTCCTGTGGGCACAGTGGAAGTTTTTAAGGACCTCTCAGTTTCAAAGGAGCAATGGAAGCCCACAGTATCTTTAGAAACATCAGTAATAACTGAACCACCTCAGAAATATGAGATGATAACTTTGTCCCCCTCCTCCAGCATGACAGAAGCTCAGACTTTTCCACttagagaaacaaagaaatctgtTACTTCTCAGTCTGAGACAAAGCCATCTTACTTGGATAAAAAGGAAGCTATCTCACATGTATTGCATCATGATCCCACTTTGCATACGACTGAAAAACCTCAAACTACTTCCAGCACCTTTATTCCACTCATAAAACTTGTCactcttcccccttccattTCAAGGACTTCACATCCTTCCCTTCATTATACCACTGAGGAAAGTAATGCCTCCAATCaggaaggctttgcagaagcaaaacaaGTTGAAGAAGATGGTGACAAAATGTTGGTGAGCTCAAGACAGAATGTGCACCCTACTCCTTCCTTTAGCCGAAATAGGATTAGCatacagctgaaagaggagcAATTCGAAGAAATGTATAGTAGCAAGTCAAACAACAGTTTACTGCTTAATCCAAACCTTCCTGATCCACCTGCTGGAATGATACCAAGTCTAAACCAAAGACTGCCTGTTGTGCCTCCAAAGCATGTTCCAGTAAGAGGCACAGTGAAGCCTCCATATATTGTAACTCAAGGTTCATTTCACTATTTTATAACACATCGGCCTCTTCACTACACAAATAAACCGGAGATAACAGCATATGCAGCACATACCATCCAGGACAAAAAATCTTTTGTCTCTCAGAGAGAAATAACTGCCCCAACACAAGCTTCTCcatttcacaaaacaaatcCATTCACTGCAAGCAAGTTTGGTAATCAGAGTCAGAACAGATATAATGTTAATTCAAGACTTTGGGGAAATAACTATGTTCCAGATAACAGAGGAACAGCAGGGAGACTACCAAATCAAGGGATCCCTTATCCCAGTTCTAGAATGCCATTCCTTTTCAACAGGACAAGGATATTCCCTCACTTAAGTATGCATCCTAAACCGGTGGTCCCTAGTCAATTAGTCCCAAAAGacacaaaagagaagaagattGCCCAGGTCTCCCCTACTCGGattacagtgcagaaagctaCAGCTATTCCCATGCCTCCAGTGCCACACACCACGACCACCACATCACCCCCACCAACAATTTTGAAGATTACCCCTCCAGCCTTTCTCTCTCAGCACACAAAACCACAGATATCCACCACAGttcagccttttaaaaatgtccatcatcatcatcaaaaaGTTCCATCTGTGCCTTATGTGGAAGGCATTATGCCACATAATTTGACTGTAATTCAGTCTTCCACTAACTTCAGGATACATGGAGAAATACCAAAAATTATCACTAAAGGATCTCAGAGCATGTCTGTCCTTGCTGAAACAGATGCTTTCATCCCTTGTGAAGCTACTGGTGAACCCAAGCCTTTTATTACTTGGACAAAAATCTCTACAG GAGCTCTAATGACAGCCAACACCAGATTACAAAGGTTCGAAGTCTGGAAAAATGGTACCCTGCTTATCCGAAATGTTCAACTTCAGGATCATGGGCAGTATTTGTGCACAGCTCAAAACCTGCACGGCATAGATAAAATGATAGTTGTGCTTACAGTTGTAGCCCATCAACCCAAAATGTTGCTTTCACACTATCGAGATGTCACGGTTTATTTTGGAGATAGCATAGCAATGGAATGTCAGGCTAGTGGAACTCCACGCCCACATATTTCATGGATTTTCCCAGATAGAAAGATTTTGCAGACAGTTACCACCACAGAAAGCAGGATAATGCTTCATGAAAATCGAACCTTGTCTATCAAGCAAGCAACTTTTTCAGACCGAGGAGTTTACAAATGCGTAGCAAGCAATGCTGCAGGTGCTGACAGCATTGCAGTAAGGCTGCACATTGCAGCCTTACCCCCCATCATCCAACAGGATAAGCAAGAGAACATTTCCTTGCCTCTTGGTAGCAGTATTAACATCCACTGCACTGCCAAAGCAGCACCTTCTCCCAGCATCCGCTGGGTGGTCTTTGATGGCACACAAATTCGACCTTCTCAGTTTATCAATGggaatttatttgtttttcccaaTGGAACGCTTTATATTCGCAATGTCTCCCCCAAGGACAGTGGGACCTATGAGTGCATTGCTGCTAACATTGTGGGAGCTGCAAGGAGAACAGTACAACTCCATGTGAAGAAGCATGCGTCTAACGCGAAGATCACTGGGAGCTCTCCTCAGAGGACAGATGTAACATATGGCAGCATCTTGCATTTGGACTGTAGTGCTTCTGGTGACCCCTGGCCTCGGATATTATGGAGGTTGCCTTCCAAAAGGATGATTGATTCCTTACACAG tttggagaagagaatcAAAGTATTCAGCAATGGGACCTTGGTTGTCTATTCAGTTACAGATAAAGATGCAGGAGATTACCTGTGTGTGGCCCGCAATAAGATTGGAGATGACTACGTGGTCCTCAAAGTCAATGTGATGATGAAACCGGCAAAAATAGAACATAAGAACAAGAATAACCACAAGGTGAAGTACGGAGGGGACCTGAAAGTCGACTGTGTAGCCACAGGTCTGCCAAATCCTGAGATCTCCTGGGGTCTCCCAGACGGCAGCATGATCAATACCTTCATGCAGTCAGATGACAGTGGCAGCCGGACAAAGCGATATGTGGTCTTCAATAATGGAACCCTATATTTCAATGATGTTGGACTGAGAGAGGAAGGGGACTACACTTGCTATGCTGAGAACCAGATTGGGAAGGATGAAATGAAAGTGCGAGTCAAAGTAGTGGCCGAGCCTGCAACTATCAGGAACAAAACATACACTATTATTAATGTACCCTATGGTGATGTTGTGACAGTAGCATGTGAAGCCAAAGGAGAACCCACTCCCAAAGTGACTTGGCTCTCCCCAACCAACAGGCCCATTCCTGCCCTATCTGACAAATACCAGGTGTACAGAGATGGCACGCTTCTCATCCAGAAGGCCCAAAGGTCTGACAGTGGTAACTATACTTGTGTAGTGCGGAACAGTGCTGGAGAAGATCGGAAAATCGTCTGGATCCACGTTAATGTTCAGCCTCCCAGAATCAATGGTCACCTTAGTGCAATAACGTCTGTGAGGGAGACTGCCATCAGGGATAGCCGTAAACTTATAGACTGCAAAGCTGAAGGCATCCCTGCTCCACGGGTCCTGTGGGCTTTTCCAGAAGGAGTAATCCTGCCAGCTCCCTACTATGGTAACAGGATCACTGTGCATCGGAATGGTACTTTGGACATTAGAGAGGTGAGGCAGACAGATGCGGTGCAGCTCATATGCATTGGACGGAATGAAGGAGGGGAAGCCAGACTGATTGTGCAGCTCCTCATCACAGACCATTTGGAGAAACCCTCCTTCAGAGACCCTGTCAGTGAAAGGATCACCGCCATTGCTGGGCACAGCATCAATCTGAACTGCTCAGTCCAGGGGAACCCCAAGCCCAGCACAAGCTGGATCCTTCCTAATGGCACTGAAGTGCTGAGTGGCAGCCGTCTGCACAGATTTTACCATAAGAGGGATGGGATCTTACACATCAGCAGCCTCTCCGCTGGGGATGCTGGGACTTACCGCTGTACAGCCAGAAACCCAGGGGGTTATGTGGAACGGGTAGTCTTCCTGAAGGTGGGACTAAGGCCAGAAATCAGCAACCACTACAACAATCTGGTAAGCATCATCAATGGAGAAACTCTGCAGCTCCATTGCATCACACAGGTGAATCAACAGACACAGATCTCCTGGACACTGCCCAATGGGATGGTCCTGGATGCTCCCCAGGCTGTGGGTCGCTTCTCGTTGCTGGAGAATGGTTCACTGACAGTGCGTGAGGCTTCTGTATTTGACAGGGGCACTTACCTGTGCAAGGTGTCCACAGAGTATGGAACTTCTGTTATGAATGTGCCCGTCATCGTGATAGCCTATCCTCCCCGAATCACCAGTGAGCCAGCACCTGTCATCTATGCTAGGCCTGGAAATTCAGTAAAACTGAACTGCATGGCCATCGGGATTCCTAAAGCAGAAATAACGTGGGAGCTTCCAGACAAATCACATCTGACAACAGGAGCTCAATCTCGTCTGTATGGAAACAAATTCCTGCACCCTCAGGGGTCATTAGTCATCCAGCCGTCTACTCAAAGGGATGCAGGCTTCTATAAATGTACTGCTAAAAATATACTAGGCAGTGATTCGAAAACAACCTACATACACATATTCTAG